A region from the Populus trichocarpa isolate Nisqually-1 chromosome 18, P.trichocarpa_v4.1, whole genome shotgun sequence genome encodes:
- the LOC18111054 gene encoding triphosphate tunnel metalloenzyme 3 codes for MEVEVKLRLLDAVNHSRLKEILSPFHIKKLNQKNVFFDSANGILASQRAVLRLRSFSNNNEKTRCVLSLKAKPMLINGVSRVEEDEEEIDPLTGEQCVEEASKLGLTESRIIKRCKDEFGIDGEMGFVCLGGFENVRDVYEWRGLKLEVDESKFSFGVCYEIECENDDPERVKRVLEGFLKENGIDYKYSEMSKFAIFRAGKLP; via the exons ATGGAGGTGGAGGTGAAATTGCGTCTGCTTGATGCAGTCAATCACAGTCGCTTAAAAGAAATCCTTTCAccatttcacataaaaaaacttaaccaaaaaaatgtcttttttgaTTCTGCCAATGGCATTCTTGCTTCTCAAAGGGCAGTGCTTCGCTTGCGTTCATTCAGTAACAACAACGAAAAAACTCGTTGTGTTTTGTCTCTCAaggcaaagccaatgctgatcaATGGGGTGAGTCGTGTCGAGGAGGATGAGGAGGAAATAGATCCATTGACTGGGGAGCAATGTGTGGAGGAAGCAAGCAAGTTGGGGTTGACTGAGTCGAGGATTATTAAGAGGTGTAAAGATGAGTTTGGGATTGATGGGGAAATGGGTTTCGTGTGTTTAGGTGGGTTTGAGAATGTGAGGGATGTTTATGAGTGGAGAGGGTTGAAGTTGGAGGTTGATGAGAGTAAGTTTAGTTTTGGAGTGTGTTACGAGATTGAGTGTGAGAATGATGATCCTGAAAGAGTCAAGAGGGTACTTGAAGGGTTTTTGAAGGAGAATGGGATTGATTATAAGTACTCTGAGATGTCAAAGTTTGCGATTTTTCGAGCTGGGAAATTGCCTTA G